The Chitinivibrio alkaliphilus ACht1 DNA window TGATGAAAAAACAGGAAAGAATGTTAACGGCTGTAAAAAAAGTTTTTGCAAAGGATATGGTGCTTGAAACCTGAATTTTTTGTTGAGACAGGCGTAATATTTTTCCCGCAATAAATCGTAATAATTCGCTCTCTAGCTTCAGATACTCTCGTTGTGCGTACAAAAAGACTCCCTTGATGGTAGATAGCAAAGAGAGGGCGAGCAGGGATACGATATACAGTACTAGAATAAAAAGAGAAATTTCGTTCAAAGGGTCTCCTTATGCGGATCACAGGTGAAATATTTTGCTTCTATAGCTTCCATTTCCGTGCGATCAGCTTCGTTTTGGTGGTCATATCCAAGCAAATGAATGAGGCCATGAGTAAAGAGACGCGCCACCTCTTCCTCTTCGGTAATGTGGTAGAGGCGGCTTTGGGCTTGAGCACGTTTCGTACAGAGGTATATTTCACCGAGAAAGTCGGGGTCATTAAAAGGGTAGGAGAGGACATCCGTGACCTTGTTTTTGTCTCGGGAGAACGCATTGAGCCGGCAGATTGTTTCCTCTGAACAGAAAATGAGGTCTACCCGCTGTTCATTGGAGATGTTCTCCTGGGAATATACTTTCTCGGCAATTGCCACAATAGGGGCTGAATGAACCGGTACTTCACCACATTCCGATACAATGGTGAGGGGGGGCTTAGGGGTATTATCGACAGTGTTCTTCATAACAATCTATGAGCTCCATATTTGCTGGGTCTGCTTG harbors:
- the ybeY gene encoding rRNA maturation RNase YbeY is translated as MKNTVDNTPKPPLTIVSECGEVPVHSAPIVAIAEKVYSQENISNEQRVDLIFCSEETICRLNAFSRDKNKVTDVLSYPFNDPDFLGEIYLCTKRAQAQSRLYHITEEEEVARLFTHGLIHLLGYDHQNEADRTEMEAIEAKYFTCDPHKETL